Sequence from the Thermomonas sp. HDW16 genome:
TCTTCGCCGTAGTCCAGCGCGGGGCGGGTGACGTTGCCGCCAGCGTTGTTGACCAGGATGTGCAGGCCGCCGTGGTCGGCGGCCCAATCGAGGACTTCGTTGCGCTGTTCCTCGTCGGTGACGTCGGCGGCAAGCGCCAGCACGGCGTCCTCGGGACCGGGGAATTCGTCTTCGAGGTCGGTACGCATCCGTTCCAGCAATTCGCCATCGCGCGCCACCATCAGCACCTGTGCGCCCAGGCCCAGCAATTCGCGGCAGATCGCAAGGCCAATGCCGGCGCTGGCACCGGTCACCAGCGCGCGTTGTCCGTCCAGTCTCCAGCGGAGCGATGTCATGCGCGGCCTCGAAGGGTGAGCTCAGGCGTAGGATAGGCCGCGAACCACTCCGAGGCCACGCCATGCATCGCAACGCCCGCATCGCCGCCGCATCGCTCGCCATCGGCTTGCTTGCCGCGTGTTCGCCGCCGAAGCCACCGGAAGAGGAACGCCGCCCCGAGCCGCAGGCGCAGGCCGCCGCGCAACCGCAGTCGGCCATCGTGCAAACCGCCGAGGCCTACAAGGACCGCGCGCGCAGCGCCGAATCGCAGCAACTGGAAGCGGCAGACCAGCAGCGCGCGCAGATCGACGCGGCCACGCAATGAACCTTGGTCAGTCCGCGGTCTTCGGATAGGCGAGCAGGATCACCAGGTCGTCCTCGCCGGCCTGCTGCAACGCATGGGAGCTGCCGGGACGGGTGAGCATCGCATCGCCGGGGCCGACATCGCGAATCGTCCCGTCGACGATATAGCGGCCCTTGCCGCTGACCACGTAATAGATCTCGTCCTTGTCGTGCTGGTGCAAGCCGATGCCGGCACCCTTGTGCAACACGCGCTTGCGAAAGAAGAACGACAGGCCGGACGCATCGGCGAACAGCGGGTAGGCGGTGGTGGTGCCGGCACCGCCGTGCGGACCGGGTTGCTGGCGCGCCAGGCCGGCCACGTTCACCACCAGCGACGGATGCGCTTGCGTGCGGCGATCTTCGAGCGCGGTGTCGCGCGCTCCGCAGTCGGTATCGCGCACGACCTGTTTCGCCAATGGCGGATCCAGCGCTTTCCAGCCAGCCACCACCAGGCAGGCGACCAGTACCGCGCCGCGTTCCTGCAGGTGGGTATCGTCGGCCTGTTGCTGTTCCGGCACGTGCATGAAGAACGGCTTTGAGGCCTCGTCGCCCAGCGCGCGCAACCAGGCCATCGAGGCCGCGTTGAGATCGATCAGGCCGACGCCTTCGCGCTGCGCCAGCGTACGCACCGCCGAGGCATATTCGCCATGTGTGTCCAGCAACTGGTCGATCTTGCTGCCGCGCTCGAACTTGCGCCGCGCCAATGGCGTGATGAGGATCGGCGTCGCGCCCTTCGCCCGCGCCAGCGCCACGTAACGCATCAACCATTGCGGGAAGGCCTCCGCGGGTTCGTTGTAACGCGTCGGGTCTTCGGCCTTTTCGTCGTTGTGGCCGAACTGGATCAACAGCACATCGCCGCGCGACAGCGATTTTTCCACCGGCGCCAGCCAGCCTTCTTCGATGAAACTGCGCGAACTGCGGCCGGACTGCG
This genomic interval carries:
- a CDS encoding GDSL-type esterase/lipase family protein gives rise to the protein MVAGWRANRWLWCAALLGAALQVVAAEPRQAAARHVFIVGDSTASEYGAERAPRQGWGMQLQSFLDPAAWQVRNHAQSGRSSRSFIEEGWLAPVEKSLSRGDVLLIQFGHNDEKAEDPTRYNEPAEAFPQWLMRYVALARAKGATPILITPLARRKFERGSKIDQLLDTHGEYASAVRTLAQREGVGLIDLNAASMAWLRALGDEASKPFFMHVPEQQQADDTHLQERGAVLVACLVVAGWKALDPPLAKQVVRDTDCGARDTALEDRRTQAHPSLVVNVAGLARQQPGPHGGAGTTTAYPLFADASGLSFFFRKRVLHKGAGIGLHQHDKDEIYYVVSGKGRYIVDGTIRDVGPGDAMLTRPGSSHALQQAGEDDLVILLAYPKTAD